Genomic segment of Myxococcus stipitatus:
GGCTTCAAAGGCTCGCACGGCTTCCTCGGGATTCATGTGCTGGCGGCTCATGAACCATTCCGGGTCATACGCGCCGATGGGGAGCATGGCGGCGTCGATGCGAGGGAAGCGCTGGCCGATGTCGTGGAAGCCCTCGAACCAGGCGGTGTCGCCGGAGTGGTAGAGGCGCGCGCTGGAGCCTTCGATGACGAAGCCGCCCCAGAGCATGTCATTGGCGTCGTTGAGGCCGCGCCGGCTCCAGTGCTGGGAGGGGACGAAGTGGACGGTGACGGGGCCGACGCGGGTGGAGTGCCACCAGTCGAGCTCGGTGACGGCGAGGCCGCTGCCGCGGAACACGGGCGCGTGGCCGAGGCCCGTGACGATGGGGGCCCGGATGTCGACGAGGGTGGGGAGGTCCAGGTGGTCGTAGTGGTTGTGGGAGACGAGGCTGGCGGTGATGGGGGGAAGCTGGTGGGTGGGGATGCCGGGCGGGACGTTGCGGCGGATGACGACGTTGATGGCGTCGCGCAGGACGGGGTCGATGACGAGGGAGATGCCATCGAGTTGCACGAGCCAGCTCGCATGGCCGAGCCAGGTGAGGCGGGCGCCTTCACCGGGGGCGGGAGGCGTGGTGAGGAGGGCGAGGTCTGGGGAGACGTGGGGGACGGGGGCGTGGTCGGGGGACTTGCGGCGGCGGCCCGAGAGTTTGTCGGCGACGGCCCATTTGAAGACGGTGCTGAAGGGTTGAGGGCCGGTGCCGTCGAGGTTCTTGAAGCGCAGGGGCATGAGGGCGGAGTCCTGGGGCGGGGGCGCGCGCGGCCCGAGCGCCTGTCATGCGCGCGAGGTGTGTGGGTTCGCAAGGGAATGCGGAGGAAGGTCACCAGTCGGGGTGGCAGACCCAGGGGGAGGAGGGGCGACGTTGGAAGCAGCGGAAGCCGTCGGCGCAGGTGCTGGGGCCGTCGGGCTGACAGGGCTGTTTGCAGGACCAGCCGTCGCAGATGAGGCCGGTGGGGCACGGAGGGAAGTCCTGGCCGCAGCGTTGCTCACACTCGGACCAGATGCGGTCGGGGAATCGGGAGGCGTGGACGAACTTGCACTCCTGACCTTCGGGGCAGGGTATCTCCTGGCACCGAGGACCGAGGACCCGAGCACACGCGGAGGCGCCTGCCTCGTGACGGATGCAGTGCTGGCCTTCGGGACAGCCGCTCTGCTCGCAGGTGGGAAGGCACAGTGGGGCGGGCCAGTCGTCGACGCAGAAGAAGTGTGGCGGGCAGCTCGCGGGGTCGTTCAGCACGCAGGGGCGACCGCAGAAGGCGCCTTCGGTGGAGCAATGGAGGCCGGGGGCGCATGCGCCCTCCTGGCTCTCGGAAATCTTGACGCAGCGCTCGCCTTCCGTGCGGAGCCCCATGGGGGCGCAGGTCCGCACCATGGGGTCCTGTCCTTGGGTGGCGAGGAGCTGGCAGACCTGTCCATCCGGACACTGGGCATCCGTGCGGCACTGGCTGTCGGAGCAATAGTGGGCTCGTGCGCGCGCATCCTCGAGGCAGCCCAGCGGAGGTTCGCACTTCATCTCCGGTCCACAGTCGCGATGATAGGTCCGCAGATGGGCGCGCTCTTCCACGGAGAGGACAGGGCTGACGCGCCGTCCTCGGACGTACTCAGGTGCGGTTGATTGGAGCAGCCCATTCGCGGTGAGCACGAGCGGCAGCGGTAGCAGCAGGGCGAGGCCGGCCCCCAACATCGCGCGGAGGTTCATGGCTCGCCGCCGCATTTCTGGAGGCACTCGTCGGAGTGTTCACGCCCGTTGCCGCAGTACCGGGCTCGTTCGTCCTGCGTGCAGTCCGAGGGGATTCGCTCCAAGGCGTCCCGATGCGCGGAGCGGTCCACCAGCCCCTCACGCCGATGAACCTCGGGGCAGCCCAGCAGGGCCAAGGACAGCGCACAGACCCAGATGACTGGCCATGGCATCGCGTGTCCTCCGGTAGAGGCGCCTCACGCGAGGTCTACCACGGCGGCGCTTGGCGCTCCGGAGCCACCGTCGTGTCCCTCGGCCCCCAGTTCAGTGGCTCACGCTGCGGCCAGGCGCGGCTTCTCGGCGAGGCCCCCATCCCGCTCCGCTCTCACTTATATAGAGCGCGATGCTGCCCACCTCCGGCTCCACGACCCGCAAGCTCCTGCTCGCATTCGGCGCGCTCGTGGCCCTCTTCACCGCCGCGTCGGGCTTCGCGCTCGCCCGGCTGGCCGACATCCACGACGGCTCGCACCAGCTGCGCGAAGCCGGCAACCGCGTCCGTGATGCGCTCGAGCTCGCCACCGCCGTGCGAGACCAGTACGCCCACGTGGCGCACACCATCATCCTCGGCAACGCGAGCCACGTTCACTTCCACGAGGAATCCCGGGCGCGCGTCGAAGCGCTCACCCGCCGTCTCCGTGAGCAGGCACAGGACGACGAGGAGCGCGCCTGGGTGGCCGACATCCAGGAGAACGGCGATGCCCTCGAGCGCCTGTACCGCGACTCCCTCCTCCCCGCCGTGCTCGCGAAGGACCACGCCACCGTCACCGCAGTCCACAGTCGGGTGCTCGAGCGCGTGTCGCTCGTCCAAGCCCGCGCCGAATCCCTGGCGCATCGCTTCGACAACTCCATCGGCTCCTTCGAGGCCCACGTCGGCGCCGTCGAACACAACAGCTTCCGCTGGGCGCTGCTCCTGCTCGGTGGCGCCACGCTGTTCGCCATCGGCGTGGGCATCTACATCGGTAACTCCGTGGCCCGCCCCGTGGCTCGCCTGTCCGAGGGCGCCGCGCGCCTTGCCCAGGGAGACCTCGACACGCGCATCCCCGAGAATGACCCCGGAGAGCTCGGCCAGCTCGCCGCGCAGTTCAACCGCATGACCGAGGCCCTGCGCACCCACCAAGCCCAGCTCGTCCAACACGAGAAGCTCGCGAGCGTCGGCCGCCTCGCCGCGGGTGTGGCGCATGAAATCAACAATCCCCTGGGCGTCATCCTCGGCTATGTGCGCATCCTCCAACGCAAGGCGGAGGGCCCCCTGGCCGAGGACCTCAAGGTGGTCGAGGAGGAGGCCGTGCGCTGCCAGCAGATTGTCGAAGGGCTGCTCGACCTCTCCCGCCCGGGCCATGGACCGATGGAGAAAGTCTCCGTGCGAGAGACCTGTGAGGACGTCGTGGCGAGACTGCGAGAAGCCGAGCGACTCGGTCAGGTGGAGGTGCGCGTGGAGGGCACCGCGAGCGCATGGGCCCAGCCCCTGCGCCTGCGCCAGGTCCTGCTCAACCTCGTGAAGAACGCCGCGGAGGCCGCGGGCTCGGGCGGCACCGTCGAGGTGCGAATCGAGCCCGACAAGGACGGAGGCGCCAGCGTGGCCATCTCCGACTCCGGGCCCGGCGTGAAGCCCGAGGACCGTCGCCGCCTCTTCGAGCCCTTCTTCACCACCAAGTCCACGGGCACCGGCCTGGGGCTCGCCGTGAGCCAGGCCATCGCGGAGGCGCACGGAGGACGCATCGAAGCGGACACAGGTCCACTCGGGGGTGCACGCTTCACCCTGCGGCTCCCACCCGCCTCCGCCGAGAGAGAGGCCATGGCATGAGCACGCCCTCGAAACCCACGGTCCTCGTCGTCGACGACAAGGAGAACATGCGCAAGCTGTTCTCCCGCATCCTTGGAGACGCCTACGCGGTGACGGAGGCCGCGGACGGAGAGCAGGCCATCGCCCTGCTCGCGTCACATGCGTTCGACGTGGTGGTGACGGACATCCAGATGCCGGGGGCGGATGGCTTCGCCGTGCTGCGAGAAGTGAAGCACCGGGCCCCGGACACCCAGGTCATCCTCGTCACCGCCTACGCGAGCATTCCCAAGGCCGTGGAGGCCATCAAGGAAGGCGCCTACGACTACCTCTCCAAGCCCTTCGACCCGGACGAAGTGGCGCTGGTGGTGGCGAGGGCCCTCGAGAAGCGCCGTCAGGGGCACGAAGCGACGAACCTGAAGGCACGCCTCGCCGTGGCGCCCGAGCTTCACGGTCTCCTGGGCGGAAGCGGCGCGATGCAAGCGCTGCACGGCCTGTTGTCGCAGGTCGCGACCCGAGACCTCACCGTGCTGCTCACTGGGGAGACTGGCACCGGCAAGGAGCTGGCCGCGAGAGCCGTGCACCGCGAGAGCCCGCGAGCCGCGAAGCCCTTCGTCGCCGTGAACTGCGGAGCGCTCCCAGCGGAGCTCGTGGAGAGCGAGCTCTTCGGTCATGCGAAGGGCGCCTTCACCGGAGCCACCGCCGCGAAGCCGGGCCTCTTCGAGGAGGCCCACGGAGGCACGCTGTTCCTCGACGAGATTGGCGATCTCCCATTGCCCGTGCAGGTGAAGCTCAATCGCGCGCTCCAGGAGAAGGAGGTCCGTCGGGTTGGCACCACCAGTGCGGTGAGGGTCGACGTCCGAGTCGTGGCCGCCACACACAGGGACTTGTCCGCCGAAGTCTCGGCGGGCCGCTTCCGCGAGGACCTCTACTACCGGCTCAACGTCGTGACGGTGCAGCTGCCTCCGCTGCGCGAGCGGCGAGAGGACATTCCTCTCCTCGCGATGCACTTCCTGTCCCGAGCCGGACGTCCCGAAGTCGAGGGCTTCACCTCCGAGGCCCTGCGAGCCCTCGCTGCGCACGATTGGCCCGGGAACGTGCGTCAGCTCGAGAACGCGGTGGCGCGAGCCGTGGCCGTGACGAAGGGCCCGCGCATCACCCCCGAGGACCTGCCCCCGGAGCTCAACACCGCACGCGCCGCGGTGACGGGAGCCACGGCACCCGGAGTCAGGGCCACGAGCGACTCCCTGGCGAAGTTGCCCTACCGAGAGGCGGTGGACGGAGCGAGGGACGCGGTGTCCCGCGAGTACCTCTCCGCGCTGATGCAGGAGTTCGGCGGCAACGTCACCCACGCGGCCGAGCGCGCGGGCATGGAGCGTGAGAGCCTCCACCGTCTGCTCAAGCGCTACGGAGTGCGCTCGGAGGACTTCAAGCGCTCCGAGTAGCGCCGCGTTCCACCCAGGCGAGAGGTCATGCGACTCCCCCTCGCCCAGGTGCCGCGAAGAACGAATGTGACGGAGCGCGAGACCGGCCCCCGCGTCAGAATGCGGGAACCACCGCGCCGCCGTAGTTCGCCTCGATGAACTTGCGCACCTCGGCGGACTGGAGCGCCTTGAGCAGCACGCGGACCTCGGGGCGGGCATCGTCGCCCTTCCGGACCACAATCACATTCGCGTACGGGTTGCGCGCGGAGGACTCGCTGGCGAGCACCTTGGCATCGAGCTTCAAGTGCTTCTGCGCCTCCAGGAAGTAGTTGCCGTTGATGACCGCGGCGGCCACGTCCTCCAGCGTGCGCGGCTGCTGCTCGGCATCAATCTCCCGCAGCTCCAGCTTGCGCGGGTTGCCCACCACGTCCTGCACGGTGGCGGCGGCCCCCACGTTCTCACGCAGGCGCAGCAACCCATGGTCCTCCAGCAGGTGCAGCGCACGCGACGCATTGCTGGGGTCCGACGGGATGGTGACCTGCGCGCCCTCGGGCAGCTCCGCGAGCTGACGGTACTTCGTCGAGTACAGCGCGAGCGGCTCCAGATGCACGGCCCCGGCGCTGCTCAGCGACAGCTTCCGGTCCGCGGCGAAGCGCTCCAGGTACGGCACATGCTGGAAGTAGTTGGCATCGAGCTGTCCATCGGCCAGCGCGATGTTGGGCTGCACATAGTCGGTGAACTCGACCACCTCGACGCGCACGCCGTCGCGCAGGGCCACGGGCACCGCCGCGCGGAGAATCTCCCCATGGGGCACGGGATTGACGCCGACCTTGAGGGTGGGAACGCCCGGGGCCTCGCCCGTGGCGGGGGCTTCGGACTTCTTGCAGCCCGTCCCCACCAGCAACGCGGCGGAGATGGCGGCGAAAGCCAAGGGAATCAGCAGGAACGATGAAGGTGGCTTCATGGGGTGTGGAATCCAGACAGGGGGCGCGGCGCGAACAGCACCGCCGCGCGGATATTTCAGTCGTGTGCGCGATGGGGCGCGGAGCTCGTGTGGTCGAACCGGGAGGCCAGGCCATCCCCCAACCACTGCACGAGCTGCACCAGCGCCAACAGCACGGCGAGGCAGCCCAGCATGACGTCGGTGCGGAAGCGCATGTAGCCGTACTTCACCGCGAGGTCTCCCAGCCCACCTCCACCCACGGCTCCCGCCATGGCGCTGTAGCCGAGCAGGCTGATAACCATGAGCGCCGTCCCGCGCACGAGAGAAGGCAGGGCCTCCGGCAGCAACACGCGGAAGATGACGCGCTGGTGCGTGGAGCCCATCGCGATGGCCGCCTCCACGAGGCCCGCATCCACCTCCCGCAGCGCCTGCTCCACCACGCGGCCCATGAACGGAATCGCCGCGACCACCAGTGGAACGATGGCCGCCGTGGTGCCAATGGTCGTCCCCACCAGCCACCGCGTCAGCGGGACGATCGCCACCATCAGGATGATGAAGGGCACCGAGCGCCCCACGTTGACCAGCGTGCCCAGCACGCGGTTCAGCGCCGGTCGCTCCCACAGGCCGCCCCGGTCCGTCAGCACCAGCAGCACGCCCAGGGGCAACCCCACGAGCACCACGAGCAACGTGGCCACGGACGTCATGTAGAGCGTCTCCAGCGTGGCCGTCCACAACCAGCGAGCAAGTTCAGGCGGCACGAGCAGCCTCCTCGGTCGTCAAGCCCTGCTCGCGCAGGAACACCAGCGCCTGGCGCACCGCCTCCGGTGCCCCCGTGAGCTCGAACAGCAGTCGTCCCACGCGCGCCTCACCCACGCGCTCCAGCGAGCCCTCCAGCAGGTGCGCATCCACGTCGAACCGGCGCGCCAGCGTGGAGAGGATGGGCCGCGTGGAGTGCTCACCCGCCAAGGTCAGCGCCACGCGATATCCACCGCGGAGGACGGGGCCCTCCCCCGTCGAGAACGGCGGGTAGCACAGCTCATGAAGCCGGGTGCCCGGGCGGGACAGGAGGTCCAGCACCTTGCCCTGCTCCACCAGTCGGCCCTTCTCCAGCACGGCGGCGGAGTCGCAGATGGACTTCACCACCTCCATCTGGTGGGTGATGAGCAGGACGGTGAGCCCCAGCTGCCGGTTGAGGTCCTTGAGCAGCGCCAGTACGGAGCGGGTCGTCTCCGGGTCCAGCGACGACGTGGCCTCGTCCGACAACAGGATGCGAGGCCGAGGCGCCAGCGCCCGCGCGATGCCCACGCGCTGCTTCTGCCCACCCGACAGCCGCGCCGGGTAGACCTCCGCCTTGTCGCTCAAGCCCACCAGCGAGAGCAGCTCGGAGACACGCGCCCGAATCTGCTCGCGAGGAAGGCCCGCCACCTCCAGCGGGTAGGCGACGTTCTGCGCCACCGTCTGCGAGGAGAAGAGGTTGAAGTGCTGGAAGATCATCCCGATGCCCTGCCTCGCCTTGCGCAGCGCCTCGGGACTCAAGCCCAGCAGCTCCTGCCCGTTCACTCGCACCCGGCCCT
This window contains:
- a CDS encoding MBL fold metallo-hydrolase produces the protein MPLRFKNLDGTGPQPFSTVFKWAVADKLSGRRRKSPDHAPVPHVSPDLALLTTPPAPGEGARLTWLGHASWLVQLDGISLVIDPVLRDAINVVIRRNVPPGIPTHQLPPITASLVSHNHYDHLDLPTLVDIRAPIVTGLGHAPVFRGSGLAVTELDWWHSTRVGPVTVHFVPSQHWSRRGLNDANDMLWGGFVIEGSSARLYHSGDTAWFEGFHDIGQRFPRIDAAMLPIGAYDPEWFMSRQHMNPEEAVRAFEALRARDFLAMHWGTFKLTDEPLDEPPRRLDAEWTRRDLPRQHLHVLPVGGTLTVHSG
- a CDS encoding MetQ/NlpA family ABC transporter substrate-binding protein; this translates as MKPPSSFLLIPLAFAAISAALLVGTGCKKSEAPATGEAPGVPTLKVGVNPVPHGEILRAAVPVALRDGVRVEVVEFTDYVQPNIALADGQLDANYFQHVPYLERFAADRKLSLSSAGAVHLEPLALYSTKYRQLAELPEGAQVTIPSDPSNASRALHLLEDHGLLRLRENVGAAATVQDVVGNPRKLELREIDAEQQPRTLEDVAAAVINGNYFLEAQKHLKLDAKVLASESSARNPYANVIVVRKGDDARPEVRVLLKALQSAEVRKFIEANYGGAVVPAF
- a CDS encoding methionine ABC transporter ATP-binding protein, with amino-acid sequence MIELRGISKVYRQGGREVPALQDVSLRVEPGEVFGVLGQSGAGKSTLIRCVNLLERPTEGRVRVNGQELLGLSPEALRKARQGIGMIFQHFNLFSSQTVAQNVAYPLEVAGLPREQIRARVSELLSLVGLSDKAEVYPARLSGGQKQRVGIARALAPRPRILLSDEATSSLDPETTRSVLALLKDLNRQLGLTVLLITHQMEVVKSICDSAAVLEKGRLVEQGKVLDLLSRPGTRLHELCYPPFSTGEGPVLRGGYRVALTLAGEHSTRPILSTLARRFDVDAHLLEGSLERVGEARVGRLLFELTGAPEAVRQALVFLREQGLTTEEAARAA
- a CDS encoding sigma-54 dependent transcriptional regulator, which codes for MSTPSKPTVLVVDDKENMRKLFSRILGDAYAVTEAADGEQAIALLASHAFDVVVTDIQMPGADGFAVLREVKHRAPDTQVILVTAYASIPKAVEAIKEGAYDYLSKPFDPDEVALVVARALEKRRQGHEATNLKARLAVAPELHGLLGGSGAMQALHGLLSQVATRDLTVLLTGETGTGKELAARAVHRESPRAAKPFVAVNCGALPAELVESELFGHAKGAFTGATAAKPGLFEEAHGGTLFLDEIGDLPLPVQVKLNRALQEKEVRRVGTTSAVRVDVRVVAATHRDLSAEVSAGRFREDLYYRLNVVTVQLPPLRERREDIPLLAMHFLSRAGRPEVEGFTSEALRALAAHDWPGNVRQLENAVARAVAVTKGPRITPEDLPPELNTARAAVTGATAPGVRATSDSLAKLPYREAVDGARDAVSREYLSALMQEFGGNVTHAAERAGMERESLHRLLKRYGVRSEDFKRSE
- a CDS encoding methionine ABC transporter permease, which encodes MPPELARWLWTATLETLYMTSVATLLVVLVGLPLGVLLVLTDRGGLWERPALNRVLGTLVNVGRSVPFIILMVAIVPLTRWLVGTTIGTTAAIVPLVVAAIPFMGRVVEQALREVDAGLVEAAIAMGSTHQRVIFRVLLPEALPSLVRGTALMVISLLGYSAMAGAVGGGGLGDLAVKYGYMRFRTDVMLGCLAVLLALVQLVQWLGDGLASRFDHTSSAPHRAHD
- a CDS encoding sensor histidine kinase; protein product: MLPTSGSTTRKLLLAFGALVALFTAASGFALARLADIHDGSHQLREAGNRVRDALELATAVRDQYAHVAHTIILGNASHVHFHEESRARVEALTRRLREQAQDDEERAWVADIQENGDALERLYRDSLLPAVLAKDHATVTAVHSRVLERVSLVQARAESLAHRFDNSIGSFEAHVGAVEHNSFRWALLLLGGATLFAIGVGIYIGNSVARPVARLSEGAARLAQGDLDTRIPENDPGELGQLAAQFNRMTEALRTHQAQLVQHEKLASVGRLAAGVAHEINNPLGVILGYVRILQRKAEGPLAEDLKVVEEEAVRCQQIVEGLLDLSRPGHGPMEKVSVRETCEDVVARLREAERLGQVEVRVEGTASAWAQPLRLRQVLLNLVKNAAEAAGSGGTVEVRIEPDKDGGASVAISDSGPGVKPEDRRRLFEPFFTTKSTGTGLGLAVSQAIAEAHGGRIEADTGPLGGARFTLRLPPASAEREAMA